The nucleotide window AAGAAAATCTTGATTTATTCTTTTATTGAAATAGATATGATTTTTATATCTTCAAAAGGTTTATCACCTTCATATTTATTTGTTGGTGTAGCTTCAATTTTTTGTATTACGTCAAAACCATTTTTTACATATCCAAAAATTGTATGTCTTCCATTCAACCAATAAGTTGGAACAGTTGTTATAAAAAATTGACTACCATTTGTATTTGGTCCTTTATTTGCCATAGCTAAAATGCCAGCTTTATCAAAAACTGCATTTGGTGCAAATTCATCTTCAAATGGCTTATCCCAAATTGACTCACCGCCCATTCCTGTTCCTGTTGGATCACCACCTTGAATCATAAAGTTTTTTATAATTCTGTGAAAAATTTGATTATTGTAATAACCATTTTTTGCATGAGTAACAAAATTCTCAACTGCTTTAGGAGCTAAATCAGGTCTTAACTCAATTTCTATGTTACCTTTTGATGTTTCAAAAATAGCCGTTGGATTTGCTGCCTCTAAAAGTAACACTAAAGAACATAGAATGAATAAAATTTTTTTCATATAAACCCTTTATTTATAGATTTTGGGAAATTAGTATATTATATTAGATTTAAAAAAAAATAAAAAAGCTGTTTTAGTAGAATTTAAAAAAAAAGTGTTAAAATTCTCGAAATTGTTATAATATGTTTTTAATTAAGAAAGGAAAAACTATGGAAATGCCATCTATCCCTCAACCAACATTTTATATATTTAAATGCGAGCAAAGTTCACCTCCTGGAATGCCAAAACCATCATGTGTTAATGAAAATACAAGAGATTTATTTAATCATGCTGCACAAAGTTTAATGAAAAGTGGTTTAATGGGACCTGTTCAAATAGTTAGAACTTCTTGCTTAGGAAGATGTCAGATGGGACCTTTGATGTTAGTTGAGCCAGGGCATTTTATGTACTCTTCCCTATCTAAGGAAAAAATAGATAAAATAATTGAAGAACATATATTAGGTGGTAAACCAGTAGAAGAGTATTTAATACCTTCTTCATTTTGGGGTGAACCAATTAATTTAGTAAAATAAAGAGGGATTGTTATATGACATTTGATATGCTATATAGTAAAATTCATAGAGCGACTGTAACAGATGCTAATTTGAATTATGTTGGATCAATTACAATTGATGAAGAATTAATGAATGCTTCAAATTTAAGAGTTGGTCAAAAAGTTGATATAGTAAATATTAATAATGGTGAAAGATTCCAAACATATGTAATAAAAGGAAAAGCTGGTTCTAAAGATATGTGTCTAAATGGAGCAGCAGCAAGAAAAGTAGAAATAGGTGATAAAATCATTGTTATCTCTTATGCTTCATATTCAGAATCTGAACTAAAAAATTATAAACCAACTGTAGTATTAGTTGATGAAAAAAATAATATTGAATTAATAACCAATGAATTAGTAGGAAGTGACCATGTTTGATGGGATTGATTTAAAAAATTTAAACTTAGGTGAAATGTTAAATCAATTTCAAGATATGGCAAAAAATGCAAAAGATGAAAATTCTTCAAAAATTTTTACATCAAAAGCTGGTGGAGGAATGGTAGAAATTTCTATTAATGGAAATTCAGAAGTTATTGATTTAAAAATAGATGATTCTCTACTTGAAGATAAAGATTCTTTACAAATTTTATTAATTTCATGTATGAATGATGTAATAAAACAAAGTGATGAAAATAAAAAAATGATGGCAATGAACCTAATGGGTGGTTTAGGTTCTTTTGGACAAAAATAATTATATGAAAAATTTATTAGACTCTTTTGAAGATTATTTATTAAATAATCTTCCTTCTTCAAAAACTTTTCATCCATATTTTGAAGATGCTTTATGTGATATGTTAAAAGCTGGTGGAAAAAGATTCCGTCCAATGCTTTTACTTTCAGTTGTAAAATCAAATAAATCTTTACTTCTTCCTAATGCAATGAGTGTTGCTCTTGGATTAGAATATTTACATACTTATTCTTTAATTCATGATGATTTACCAGCTATGGATAATGCAGATTTAAGAAGAGGTTTTCAAACTTTACATAAAAAATATGATGAAGTAACAGCTATTTTAGTTGGAGATGCATTAAATACTGAAGCTTTTGGTTTAATATCTAATGCTTCATTACACAATGATGTAAAAGTTGAGCTTATAAAATGTTTAGCTCAAAATGGTGGAATTAATGGAATGATAATTGGTCAAGCAATAGATTGTTTTTTTGAAAATCAAAAATTAGAACTTAGTCAATTAGAATATTTACATATTCATAAAACTGCAAAATTAATTGCTGCAAGTCTTAAGATGGGAGCAATTATAAGTGAATATAATTTTGAAATACAAGATAAACTTTATAATTTTGGAATTGATTTAGGACTGTTATTTCAAATCCAAGATGATATTATTGATGAAACTTGTAGTTCAGAAGATGCAGGAAAAACAACTCAAAATGATGGTGCTAAAAACTCTTTTGTAAATCTTTTAGGATTAGAAGGAGCTATAAAAAGTGCTGATGAATTAGCATTAAAATGTATTAATATACTTAATACTTTTGATTCAAATTTAAAAGATTCTTTAGAAGAGTTACTTTTAAAATTCATAAATAGACACAAGTAAATTTAAGACTCTTAGTCAATTTAACTCAAATATCTTGACAAATTATCTAAAATCTATTAAAATTTAGCACTTAGAAATTTAGAGTGCTAAATACTAAGTTTTAAAAGAAAATAAAAATATAATAAAAGGAAATAGTATGAATTTTAAACCACTAGGTGAAAGAGTTCTTGTTAAAAGAACAGAAGTTGAGAATAAAACTGCAAGTGGAATCTATATTCCAGATAATGCAAAAGAAAAACCACAAACAGCAGAAGTTGTTGCAGTTGGAAATAAAGTAGAAGATGTTAAAGTAGGTGATACAATTGTATTTGAACAATATAGAGGAACTGAATTCAAACTTGATGGTCAAGAATATCTAATTTTAAATATTGAAAATGTTATAGGAGTAATGTAATGGCAAAAGAAGTTTTATTTAGTGATAGTGCAAGAAATAGATTATATGCAGGTGTTGAAAAATTAGCTGATGCAGTTAAAGTAACAATGGGACCAAGAGGAAGAAATGTACTTTTACAAAAATCTTTTGGAGCACCAACAATTACAAAAGATGGTGTATCAGTTGCAAGAGAAATTGAATTAAAAGATACTTTAGAAAATATGGGAGCACAACTTGTAAAAGAAGTAGCTTCAAAAACTGCTGATGAAGCAGGAGATGGAACAACTACAGCTACAGTTTTAGCTCATTCAATCTTTAAAGAGGGATTAAGAAATGTAACAGCAGGAGCTAATCCAATCATTTTAAAAAGAGGTATGGATAAAGCTTGTGAAGCTATTTTAGCTGAATTAAAAAAAGCTTCTAGAGTTGTTGCAAATAAAACTGAAATAGAGCAAGTAGCAACAATTTCAGCAAATTCAGATCATGCAATTGGTTCAATGATTGCAGAAGCTATGGATAAAGTTGGAAAAGATGGTGTAATTACTGTTGAAGAAGCAAAAGGTATTTCTGATGAGTTAGAAGTAGTTGAGGGAATGCAATTTGATAGAGGTTATTTATCTCCATATTTTGTAACAAATGCTGAAAAAATGACAGTTGAGTTTAACAATCCATTTATTTTATTATATGAGAAAAAAATATCTTCTTTAAAAGAGATGTTACCAATTTTAGAAGCTGTTAATCAAGCTGGACGTCCTTTAGTAATTATTGCTGAAGATGTTGATGGAGAAGCATTAGCAACTCTAGTTGTAAATAGATTAAGAGGTTCTTTACATATTGCTGCTGTTAAAGCACCAGGATTTGGTGATAGAAGAAAAGCAATGTTACAAGATATTGCAGTTCTTACAAAAGGAACAGTAGTATCTGAAGAGATGGGAATGAAACTTGATACTTGTGGTATTGAAGTTTTAGGAACAGCTTCAAAAGTTGTAATAGATAAAGATAATACAACTATTGTTGATGGAAGTGGTGATGCTGAGTCTGTAAAAGCAAGAGTAAATCAAATCAAAGCAGAAATATCAAATACAACTTCTGAGTATGATAAAGAAAAATTACAAGAAAGACTTGCAAAACTTTCAGGTGGAGTTGCGGTTATTAAAGTTGGAGCAGCAACAGAGACTGAAATGAAAGAGAAAAAAGACAGAGTTGATGATGCTTTAAGCGCAACAAGAGCTGCTGTTGAAGAAGGAATTGTAATTGGTGGAGGTGCAGCCTTAATTAGAGCTGCTGCAAAAGTAAAATTACATGATTTAGAAGGTGATGAAGCAATTGGAGCTGCAATTGTTTTAAGAGCTATTAAAGCACCATTAAAACAAATTGCAATTAATGCTGGATTTGATGCTGGTGTTGTTGCAAATGAAGTTGAAAAATCTTCTAATGACAATTTAGGATTTAATGCTGCAACTGGTGAGTATGTAGATATGTTTGAAGCTGGAATTGTTGACCCAGCTAAAGTTGAAAGAGTTGCTATGCAAAATGCAGTTTCAGTTGCATCTTTACTTTTAACTACAGAAGCTACAGTAACTGATATTAAAGAAGATAAACCATCAATGCCTGCAATGCCAGATATGGGTGGAATGGGTGGAATGCCTGGAATGATGTAAAAAATCATTTAAAACTTTTTTAAAACCGTACTCTTATGAGTGCGGTTTTTTTTTACTTAAAATACAAAATAATAAATAAGATAAGATTAGTCTAAATATTATAAAATAATTTTCAAAAATTTCTTTTTTTTGTTATAATGAGAGCAATTTTCAAGAAGAGGGATTTCTTATGACTTTAAGCCTTAATAAATTTCTATTTTCCATATCCTTTGCTTTGGATTTGGCAGAAAGTGAAATAAAGTGTACTTCATTAAAACATAGTAAAAGAGTTGCTTATATTTGTTTACAAATGGCTGATATTATGGGTTTAAGTGATGAAGAAAAATTTGATTTATGTTCTTATTCATTATTACATGATAATGGTTTGATAGAGAGTTTTTGTAATTTTACAAGTGAATATAAACTAAATAATGTAGAAGAATATTTTGATATGGTTAATTTTGCAGAACATTGTACAATTGGAGAAAATAATATTAAAGATTTTCCTTTTTTGACATCTCAAAAAAATATTATTCTTTATCATCATGAAAATTTTGATGGTTCAGGATTATTTGGTAAGAAAGAAAGTGAAATACCTATTTTTGCCCAATTAATTTCATTTGCAGATACTTTAGATACAAATTTTGATCTATCAAATATTTGTTATGATAAAAAAGAGTTAATTTTAAACTTTGTAAAAGAAAATGAAAAAAAACTTTTTTCTAAAAAAATAGTTGATGCTTATACTATATTAAGTGAATCTTTTTTATTTTGGGGAGATTTAGAGTATTTTGATGAAGTAAATCCTTTAGAAAAAATTTTACCAAATTTTACTATTGAAGTGCCTCTTGAAAGTTTTTTATCTATTACAAAGATATTCTCAAAAATCATAGATGGTAAATCTAAATTTACAGCTAAACATTCAGTTGATTTAGAAGAAAAATCTTTAAAACTTGTAGAATATTTTAATCTAGATGATGAAACTAAATTAAAAATACAAATTGCTTCAAATCTTCATGATATTGGAAAACTTGGTACTCCAAATGCTATTTTAGATAAAGAAGGAAGTCTTACAAATCAAGAACTTTTTGAAATAAAAAAACATGCGTATTTAACCCATACAATTTTAAGTAAAATAGATAATTTTAGTGAAATTACAAAATGGGCATCAGCACATCATGAAAAACTTGATGGTTCAGGTTATCCTTTTGGTTTAACTTCAAATGAATTAGGACTAGAAGAGAGAATAGTTTCTTGTTTGGATTTTTATCAAGCATTAGTAGAAGATAGACCATATAGAAAATCTATGACTCATAAAGAGGCTGTTTTGATATTAAAAAAGAATCTAAGTGATTATGAAATAGATAAAAATATCGTAAATGCAATAGATATTGTTTTTGATGAAAAATAAAAAAAGGTTCTATTTTAATAGAACCTTTTAAAAAATTATTTATTAAGTAAATAAAACTTTTTATTTACCAAATTTACTCATAAGTAAATTTATTTTAATTTAAAGTTTAACAACCATAAAAAGTGAAATCCTCGACATTTAACCTCCTATATTGTTTGAGATAATGTAATTATAACATCTTTTTAAATTAAAATAAACTGAATCATGAAAAAATTATTTTAAATAAAAAGTAAAAGTTATAGTAGTCCCACTATTTTCGATACTTTTTATTGTAATATCACCTTTATGAATATCAACAATTTTCTTTAATATTGACATTCCAAGACCTGTTCCACCTGAGTTTTTATTTCTACTTTTATCAGTTCTATAAAATTTTTCAAATATTTTTGTTTGTTCATTTTTAGCAATTCCTATTCCAAAATCTTGAATAGAAATATTTAAAGAATCATCTTTTTTAAATATTTTTACAATAACTTTTGTATTTTCAAAACTAAATTGAATAGCATTTTTTATAGCATTTTTTATAGCAATTTTTAATAAGTTTGGAAAACCTTTCAATTCTAAGCTATCTTCAACTACAAAAGAAACCTCTATTTTATGAAGTTTGGCAAAATTCTTAAGTTCATTTATTGCTTCATCTGCTATTTCATCAAGATAAAAATTTTCTTGTTTATCTATAATTAAATCTTTTTCATTTTTTGCTAAGAAAAGTAGATCATTTATCGTTTGTTCAATTAGACAAATTTCATCTAAAGAGGTTTTTAATGCCTCTTTATATTCATCAATTGATCTATCTTTTCTTAATGTAACTTCCATTTCACCTTTTATTATTGTAAGAGGAGTTTTCAATTCATGAGAAGCATCAGAACTAAATTGTGAGATTCTTTCAAAAGAGTTTTCAAGACGAGACAAAAGATTATTAACTTCATTTATTAATTGGCATATTTCATCTTTTGTTTTTCTTGTTTTTAATCTTGCTGACAAATCATTTGCATTTATTTGTTTTAATTCATCTAAAATATTTTCGATTGGTAAAAATGATTTATAAATTACAAAATTACCACCAATTACAGCAAATATAAGAATTATAGGTAGAATAAAACCAAAAATATAAAGTAAATTTTCTAATGTTGATGTAATCATATCTTTGGTTGTAACTGCTTCTATAATTACGAGTTGTTCACCATGAAAGTCTATTTTTATTCTACTTACTAAATAACTATTTTGTTTTTCAAATGTAACAATATTTTCTTTTAAATTGTTTAAATAATCATCATTATGTTCGATATTACTTGGGAAATTTTCTGTTTGAATTATTTTTTGATGAGTTTTATTATCCAATATTCTAATATATAAAGGTTCGTATTTATACTCTTTTTCTTCATCAAGTAAAGTTTGAGTAATCTTTTCATTTTCTAATAAATCATCAGTTACATCAAGAATAATTACTTTTAAAGTTGCTTCAAGTTTATCTAAAGTTGAAATTTCTAATGCTTTATATAAAGAAAATGAAAAAATCACTAAAACAATTGTTTGTATAAAAAAATGGTAAATTAAAAGTTTTCTTTTGATTGATAAATTAATCTTCACTTATTTTAAATCCTATTCCTCTAACTGTTTTTATAAGTTTTTTTTCAAAATTTTTATCAATTTTATTTCTTAATCTATAAATATAAACATTTACAATATTACTAATATTAGAATCTTCAAAAGAAGAAAGTGCTTCATTGATTGTTGTTTCGCTTAAAACTCTATTTTTGTTTTTTATTAGATATTCAAGAAGTGTAAACTCTTTAGCTGTCAAATTTATATTTTCTTTTGCTCTTGTGGCTGTTTTGTTTAATAAATCAAGTTCTAAATCTGCAATTTGTAGTTTAGTTTGAGTAGTTGTTGTCATTCTTAATTGAACTCTAATTCGTGCAAGTAATTCGGCAAAGGAAAAAGGTTTTGCTAAATAATCATTTGCTCCAATATCTAATCCTTTGATTTTATCTTCAATAGAATCTTTTGCTGTAAGCATTATTATTGGGGTTTGAATATTTGAACTTCTTAAACTTTTGCATACTTCAATTCCATCTTTTATTGGAAGCATAATATCAAGTAAGATTAAGTCATAAGAGTTAACACTAGCTAAATATAATCCCTCATCACCATTTGTTGAGAAATCAACTATGTAACACTCTTCTTCTAAACCTTTTTTCAAAAAGTTTATGATTTTTATATCGTCTTCAATTATTAATATTTTCATAAAAATTATTTTACACTTTTTGTTATTAATTTCAATATAGTAATTTCTGCATCAGCTTTATACCTAAAATTTACACCCCAATATCCCAAACCTTTATTTACATAAATTGCAGTATTTTTTCTATAAAATAATCCAGCTAAAAAAGGTTGAACTAATCTTACTAAATAATGAAATGGGAAAATTTGACCACCGTGGGTATGTCCACATAAAAATAGATTTGAGTCAGAATTTGTAGCAATTTTGTAATCTTTTGGTTGGTGCGAAATAAAAATAGAAGGAGAATTTTTTAAATAACTTTCTATTTTTTTTTCATCTCTTTTTATTTTAAAGAATTTTGAAAATCTATCAGGTAATCCTGCTAAATGTATAATCTCATTTTTATAGTTAATTTTAAAAGTTTCATTATCCATAAAAATGAAATTAGTTAGCTCTTTTTTTAAATCTTCTAAACCATAAAATAAATCATGGTTTCCACTTATATAAAAAACTTCACTATTTAAAGTATTTAGAATCTTAAGTTGCTCAGTTATGAATTTAACTTTTGTATCAATTATATCTCCTGTAATCACACAAAAGTCAAATTCAAGATTATTGCAATGATTTACTAAATCTAAAATCTCTTTTTTAGAAGTTTTTTTATTTATGTGTAAATCACTTAAATGAAGAATTTTTAAATCATTTAATTTTTCATTTTCTACAATTATTTCTACAATTTTAGTATTTGGAATAGAATTCATTTTAAAACTCTGTCTAATTCATCTATTGAAGATATAAAATTTATATTTTTGATAAAGCCATTTTCTAAAGAATAAGTTGTAATTTTGTCACTTTGTTTTTCAAATTTTGTATTACTTTCATCATAAATAAGTAATATAGTATATTTATAATCTCTTAGTTTTGGTAATGTAAACATTTTTGTGATTATAGTTGGACTAGATGAAATATTATTTATGAAAATTGCATGATGATCTTCTAAAAAGTTTTCACTCTTTGATGATAAATAATCATTTACCATCATAAGAGTCTTTTTTTGAAAAGTTACAATTATAGTTGAAATGTCACATGTAATTGTATGAATTTTATCAAACTGATCAGTTAATGAAAAATTACTTATTTTATCGTCTATTTTTAGAGTTCCCGCGCTTAAACAATTTATAAATATTACTGATAATATAAGTTTTTTTAACATAATTTATCTTTTTAAATCAATTTTATAAGAGATATCTATTTGATTTCTTACTGTTAAAAAAAACATTGTTGGTGGTTCTAAATTAAAATCTGTTAGATTAAATGAAAATCCACCATCAAATAAAATTTGATTATTTTGTTCTGTGATATTACTTTTTACTGTAATATCTTTTGAAACACCATTTAATGTTACAACACCATTAATATCGTAATTTGTATCATTTTTTACAATATTTTTTATATCAAAAGATATAGTTTTAAATTTTGGCTCATTTAATAATTCATACATATGAGCATCTCTGTCTTTTTTCTGACTAACAAGACTTAATGTATCAAAATAGATTTTTCCTTTGATTGATTCAATTTTATCATCTATTGATAAATCTGCTTTTACATCTTTAGTTGCTGGATTGATTTCGCTATCTCCAAAAACTTCTGTATGTGCAGTTATTTCACCTTGAGTTATAGTTAAACTATTAGCAAAGGCACCTAAACTTAAAATTAGAATTAGAGCTAATTTATACATATTTTATTTCCTTACTATTTGGTAAATATTCTTTTGTCATTACTCTAAAAATCGCAAATAAAAGAGTAATTGGAACAAAAAGAATTAAATTTGCTAAGGCTATAAATAGCCCACCTCCTGAAGCCATCCATCCTATAAAAATCATATAAAATGAAATAGTTCTAAAATCTTTTTTTCTGATAGTTTGAAGAATTACTACATTGTAATATGATATTACGAATGGATAAATAATTGATAAAATAAATCCCTCCCTTAAAAAATAAAATAAATATGAAAGTGCAAATAATGTCAAAATCATAAGTTCTTTTTGATTTTTTTCAATTTTAAACGATAATGCACAAATAACTCCAATCACGTGAAATAGTGCAATTTCAAAACTAAATCCATCTCTCCAGATAGAAATAGTTAAATCTCTTGATAAAGATTCAAAAAGCGCAGAATCTAAAAATACCCATAAAATCATAATTAATAATGAATGATTTATTGTGTCAAATTCTTTTTCTTCATCTTTTGATGGTAAAAATCTTGAAGCTATAAGTGTAATAGTTGTTAAAATAATTGCAATAAATCCTCTTTGTGATACATCATAGTTAAAAAGCATAGTTCCTGTTACATATGATAAAGACAATGCCAATCCAAGTTCCAAAAATGTAGTTTTTTTCACTTCATTTATAATCAATGGAGCTAAACTTCCAACCGCAAATCCTAAAATAAATAGTGTTATAAAATTAAAATTTGGATATATAAAACTCATAATTAACTGAATAATTAAAAATAGAGATATTTTGTTTTTATTATCTATTTTTATATATGAAACTAATATTGAACCAATAATTCCTCCAATTGGAAGAGGAGCTATTAAAAATAAATTTGATGAAAAGTATTCAACAACACCCGTTTGTGCTATTAGTAAATAGTAACACAATTCACTTGCTATAAAAAATATTAAAATTAATCTTTGCATGTAGTCTCCTTTTCATAAAAAAAGATTAAATAAATGAAAACAAAAGTTAAATCAAAAAGGCAAATCATAAGTGCTTCCATCCCAAGTTTACCACTTGAATATAAGGCAAAAAACATTGAACTTGCAAATACTCTAATAATCACTGATAATTTAGTTAAAATCATTTGATAAGTTTCATTTTTTAAAGCTAAATAGTGAATAATTCCTGTCATACTAACAAACGTAAAAACAACATATTCATAAACTCCACTAAAACTAAATCCTAAAATAGGATATAAGAAACTTGCAAGTAAAATTAAAAAAACTCCACCTAATCCATCACTTAAAACTCCAATTAGATTATAAAATCCTAGTTTTGAGTATGAAGTTTGAAGTTTTATAAAAGCAAATATAAAACCAAATGCAACTAAACCAAACAGAGTTCTAAATATCCAAAGTGTATGAGTTGGAATTGAGTTAAATCCAGCTTGTGTAAATCCTGAGATACTTAAAGCTGTAAAAATTCCAATAATCCCAACTAAATAAATTTTTAAGAATATATCTTTATGAAGTTCTTTGATATGATTTATAAACATTGAAATAACCATAAAAAATACTCCAATTCCCATAGCAACATGAGCGTGAGCGATTATTAAATCATTTCTATGAAATACCCATCTAATTTGGGGAATAAAAATTATATTACCTTCAATATCAACAAACAAAAAAGCTAAAATAGAAACTAATAGAGCTTTTTTAGCAATATCACTTATATTGCTGTCTTTGTACCATCTATATAAAAGAGGAACATATAAAAGAGTTAAATATTGTAAAAACCACTCTTGGTTGTATGATAGATGACCAATAAAAATTCTATAAAGAACTGAACCAAAATAAAAAACTGTTGGAATAATCCATAAGATATTCCATCTAGCTTTAAATTCACCCTCATTTAATAGTTTGATTATTAAATAGTAGATTGGTATTAAAGCTAAACTCATTCCAAGTGTATTATCTCCATGTGGTCCAGATACTGTACTTTCAACTTGACCAATTGTTGGATTCATTAAAATCAATAGCGTAAATGGAGCAATTGTCACAACTCTTAAACATACTTTTATCCATAAAGGAAGAACAGTATAAAGTTTGATAAATTTGTATAAAGCTAAAATATAAAATAATCCAGCAAATGCTAATAAGAAATTTAATTCATAAGCAAAATCATAAAAAGCTAAACCTCTATTTTTCCCTAAAAGTAAAGATACAACCATAAATACTAAAAAGATATACCAAATAATAGTATAAAGATTTAAGTATCTAATCCCTTCACGTGAACTTCCAACTTCTTTATTTATTAGTAAAAAAGGAAGATATGAAAGCATTAAAGGAACAAAACCATAAAGCATAAGACTTATATGAATTGCTCTCATATTTACTGGATTTAATGTTTGTGAATCAATCACAAGTCCCAATAAATTTAATGAATAAATAATTCCAAAAAATAGCCCTAAAGCAAAAAAAGCAATAGAAATTTTAAAATGTTTATTTATAAAAAGTTCGAAATTAGTTGAGTTATTAATTGATTTTTCCATCTTTCACCTCATAAATTTTATTTGCAAATTTTGCTAGTTCTTTGTCGTGAGTTGCCACGATTATAGTTGTTCCATCAAGGCAAAGATTTTTAAATAGTTCAAAAACATTTAAAGAGTTTTTAGAATCTAAATTTCCTGTTGGTTCATCTGCAATAATTACTTTTGGTTTGTTTATCAAAGCCCTTGCAATTGCAACTCTTTGTTTTTGACCACCTGAAATTTCATTTGGATATTTATCTAATAAATTTTCAATTTTTAAAAGTTTTAATAGATTGTAAATCTCATCATTTGATACTTTTTCATTAGCAAGTTTTATATTTTCTTTAACAGTTAAATAGTTGATTAAATAATGAAACTGAAAAATAAAACCTATATTTGTTTTTCTAAAATTATCAATATCTTTTATATTTTTGTAATTTGTATTTTCAAAAAATATTTCACCACTTGTTGGTTTTAAAAGTGTTGATAAAAGTGATAAAAGTGTAGATTTTCCACTTCCACTTTCCCCGATAATTGAAACAAATTCACCTTTATTTATTTCTAAATTGATATTTTCTAAAGCTAAATCTTTGTTGTAATAATGTGTTAAATTTAAAGCTTTTATCATATTTTATTTCCTTGAATAAGCTCAACAGGGTCAGTTTTTGCAGCATTTAATGCAGGAATTATTGAGCCAATAATCGCCATTAAAATAGAAGTAACAAA belongs to Arcobacter defluvii and includes:
- a CDS encoding peptidylprolyl isomerase, with the translated sequence MKKILFILCSLVLLLEAANPTAIFETSKGNIEIELRPDLAPKAVENFVTHAKNGYYNNQIFHRIIKNFMIQGGDPTGTGMGGESIWDKPFEDEFAPNAVFDKAGILAMANKGPNTNGSQFFITTVPTYWLNGRHTIFGYVKNGFDVIQKIEATPTNKYEGDKPFEDIKIISISIKE
- a CDS encoding (2Fe-2S) ferredoxin domain-containing protein, whose product is MEMPSIPQPTFYIFKCEQSSPPGMPKPSCVNENTRDLFNHAAQSLMKSGLMGPVQIVRTSCLGRCQMGPLMLVEPGHFMYSSLSKEKIDKIIEEHILGGKPVEEYLIPSSFWGEPINLVK
- the panD gene encoding aspartate 1-decarboxylase → MTFDMLYSKIHRATVTDANLNYVGSITIDEELMNASNLRVGQKVDIVNINNGERFQTYVIKGKAGSKDMCLNGAAARKVEIGDKIIVISYASYSESELKNYKPTVVLVDEKNNIELITNELVGSDHV
- a CDS encoding YbaB/EbfC family nucleoid-associated protein, yielding MFDGIDLKNLNLGEMLNQFQDMAKNAKDENSSKIFTSKAGGGMVEISINGNSEVIDLKIDDSLLEDKDSLQILLISCMNDVIKQSDENKKMMAMNLMGGLGSFGQK
- a CDS encoding polyprenyl synthetase family protein, with the protein product MKNLLDSFEDYLLNNLPSSKTFHPYFEDALCDMLKAGGKRFRPMLLLSVVKSNKSLLLPNAMSVALGLEYLHTYSLIHDDLPAMDNADLRRGFQTLHKKYDEVTAILVGDALNTEAFGLISNASLHNDVKVELIKCLAQNGGINGMIIGQAIDCFFENQKLELSQLEYLHIHKTAKLIAASLKMGAIISEYNFEIQDKLYNFGIDLGLLFQIQDDIIDETCSSEDAGKTTQNDGAKNSFVNLLGLEGAIKSADELALKCINILNTFDSNLKDSLEELLLKFINRHK
- the groES gene encoding co-chaperone GroES — encoded protein: MNFKPLGERVLVKRTEVENKTASGIYIPDNAKEKPQTAEVVAVGNKVEDVKVGDTIVFEQYRGTEFKLDGQEYLILNIENVIGVM
- the groL gene encoding chaperonin GroEL (60 kDa chaperone family; promotes refolding of misfolded polypeptides especially under stressful conditions; forms two stacked rings of heptamers to form a barrel-shaped 14mer; ends can be capped by GroES; misfolded proteins enter the barrel where they are refolded when GroES binds); amino-acid sequence: MAKEVLFSDSARNRLYAGVEKLADAVKVTMGPRGRNVLLQKSFGAPTITKDGVSVAREIELKDTLENMGAQLVKEVASKTADEAGDGTTTATVLAHSIFKEGLRNVTAGANPIILKRGMDKACEAILAELKKASRVVANKTEIEQVATISANSDHAIGSMIAEAMDKVGKDGVITVEEAKGISDELEVVEGMQFDRGYLSPYFVTNAEKMTVEFNNPFILLYEKKISSLKEMLPILEAVNQAGRPLVIIAEDVDGEALATLVVNRLRGSLHIAAVKAPGFGDRRKAMLQDIAVLTKGTVVSEEMGMKLDTCGIEVLGTASKVVIDKDNTTIVDGSGDAESVKARVNQIKAEISNTTSEYDKEKLQERLAKLSGGVAVIKVGAATETEMKEKKDRVDDALSATRAAVEEGIVIGGGAALIRAAAKVKLHDLEGDEAIGAAIVLRAIKAPLKQIAINAGFDAGVVANEVEKSSNDNLGFNAATGEYVDMFEAGIVDPAKVERVAMQNAVSVASLLLTTEATVTDIKEDKPSMPAMPDMGGMGGMPGMM
- a CDS encoding HD-GYP domain-containing protein; protein product: MAESEIKCTSLKHSKRVAYICLQMADIMGLSDEEKFDLCSYSLLHDNGLIESFCNFTSEYKLNNVEEYFDMVNFAEHCTIGENNIKDFPFLTSQKNIILYHHENFDGSGLFGKKESEIPIFAQLISFADTLDTNFDLSNICYDKKELILNFVKENEKKLFSKKIVDAYTILSESFLFWGDLEYFDEVNPLEKILPNFTIEVPLESFLSITKIFSKIIDGKSKFTAKHSVDLEEKSLKLVEYFNLDDETKLKIQIASNLHDIGKLGTPNAILDKEGSLTNQELFEIKKHAYLTHTILSKIDNFSEITKWASAHHEKLDGSGYPFGLTSNELGLEERIVSCLDFYQALVEDRPYRKSMTHKEAVLILKKNLSDYEIDKNIVNAIDIVFDEK